The following are from one region of the Paenalkalicoccus suaedae genome:
- a CDS encoding FAD-dependent oxidoreductase, giving the protein MTKLPPETNSYWRSSTDPTTFDQLSNDCQFDVAIVGGGITGITAAYLLQKAGKKCVLLEADRLFAGTTGYTTAKITAQHDAIYDELIGHFGPDSARLYYDLQMNAKSFIEDTIKSNELECGLSKESAILYARTKKGLETLQKEQAAYKRLNIPFTVSQTLPFNEPIEHALIMPDQAQFHPLRYLSFLAEEFLSAGGTIFEQTPIVEFVEETYPVVVSDKGHKVIANFVLSCTHFPFYDRENLYFTRMHAERSYVLAVKAPSVEGMYLSVDEPKRSIRSVTINGESHLLVSGEGHKTGQGLPEIEHYLALENYAKDVFKSDIISYRWSAQDLYTVDNLPFIGVLSQVYPHTFLATGFRKWGMTNGTMAAHMLKDYVLGSETDEMALFDPERWIIDPSLKTFLKENANVAYKFIKGKLSFATKQQEEVKKGEGAIVSCDGRRAGAYRDEVGRLHVVDTTCTHLGCEVEWNNGDNTWDCPCHGSRFHYNGSVIEGPAKQPLKKLR; this is encoded by the coding sequence ATGACAAAGCTTCCACCAGAAACAAATTCCTATTGGAGATCCTCAACGGACCCAACCACGTTTGACCAATTATCGAACGATTGCCAATTTGATGTGGCTATTGTTGGCGGTGGTATTACAGGGATTACAGCAGCCTATCTTCTCCAAAAGGCAGGTAAGAAATGCGTCCTTTTAGAAGCAGATCGATTATTTGCTGGAACGACCGGATACACGACGGCCAAAATAACGGCTCAGCACGATGCCATTTACGATGAATTAATCGGTCACTTTGGGCCAGATAGCGCTCGCCTTTATTATGACCTACAAATGAACGCAAAATCCTTCATCGAAGACACAATCAAATCAAATGAGCTAGAGTGTGGACTATCAAAGGAATCAGCTATTTTATACGCACGAACTAAAAAAGGATTAGAGACCCTACAAAAAGAGCAGGCAGCATATAAACGTCTGAATATACCTTTTACCGTCTCACAAACTCTACCCTTCAATGAACCTATTGAGCATGCGCTCATCATGCCTGATCAAGCACAGTTTCATCCGCTTCGTTATTTGAGCTTTCTCGCGGAAGAGTTTTTATCTGCCGGCGGGACAATCTTTGAACAAACTCCTATCGTTGAGTTTGTGGAGGAAACATACCCTGTGGTTGTAAGCGACAAAGGTCATAAAGTCATTGCTAACTTTGTTCTCTCTTGTACTCACTTCCCTTTTTACGACCGAGAGAACCTATATTTTACAAGAATGCACGCAGAACGTTCTTATGTGCTAGCGGTAAAGGCCCCTTCTGTAGAAGGAATGTATTTAAGTGTGGATGAACCAAAGCGTTCCATCCGTTCTGTGACGATTAACGGAGAATCGCATCTGCTAGTTAGTGGAGAGGGTCATAAAACTGGTCAAGGCTTACCTGAGATCGAGCATTATCTTGCGTTAGAGAACTATGCGAAGGACGTCTTTAAATCAGACATCATCTCTTATCGATGGTCCGCCCAAGACTTATACACAGTGGATAACCTCCCCTTCATCGGTGTATTAAGTCAGGTTTACCCCCACACTTTTCTTGCAACTGGCTTTAGAAAGTGGGGCATGACAAACGGAACGATGGCTGCTCATATGTTAAAAGACTATGTGCTGGGGTCTGAGACCGATGAAATGGCGTTATTTGATCCAGAACGTTGGATTATTGATCCAAGCCTTAAGACGTTTCTTAAAGAGAATGCGAATGTAGCGTATAAATTTATTAAAGGGAAGCTCAGCTTTGCGACGAAACAGCAAGAGGAAGTCAAAAAAGGTGAAGGCGCGATCGTCTCCTGCGACGGGCGCAGAGCAGGCGCGTACCGAGATGAAGTTGGAAGACTCCATGTAGTGGATACGACTTGTACACATTTGGGCTGTGAGGTAGAGTGGAATAATGGAGATAATACATGGGACTGCCCATGCCACGGCTCACGCTTTCACTATAACGGGAGCGTCATAGAAGGCCCAGCAAAGCAGCCACTAAAAAAGCTTAGATAA
- a CDS encoding M20 family metallopeptidase has protein sequence MRETITQTIDAHKHTFYETSQYIGNNPELGNEEFKACEALTTLLHKHGFSVETGMVDAPTAFIATYESNKPGATIGFMCEYDALPEIGHACGHNLIGTQGVAAAIGLKEVLDETGGTIKVFGTPAEETKGAKVTMADAGLFDELDVALMAHPSAEYVKSGSSLAMDAIQFAFRGRTAHAAAAPEEGINALDAVIQTFNSINALRQHVRSDVRIHGIIKEGGQAANIVPDYAVAQFYARAKSRQTVNPVTEKVIDCARAAALSTGAKLEVTNYEYSYDDMKTNEPLSNIFTDQLVSLGIRPDEILDHEGGTGSLDMGNVSQRCPAIHPYIRISHRPISAHTVEFRDAALSSQGFEGMMIGAKALALTGYEVLTDTHKLHQIKSEFVPFVRS, from the coding sequence GTGAGAGAGACCATTACACAAACCATTGATGCACATAAGCATACATTTTATGAGACGAGTCAGTACATCGGAAATAATCCAGAGCTTGGAAACGAAGAATTCAAAGCGTGTGAAGCACTGACAACACTTCTACACAAACACGGATTTTCTGTGGAAACAGGAATGGTTGACGCGCCAACAGCATTTATCGCTACATATGAAAGCAACAAGCCTGGTGCAACAATCGGATTTATGTGTGAGTATGATGCACTCCCTGAAATCGGGCATGCGTGCGGACATAATTTAATTGGGACGCAAGGCGTCGCAGCAGCAATTGGACTTAAAGAGGTACTAGACGAGACAGGAGGCACGATCAAGGTTTTTGGGACGCCAGCTGAAGAAACAAAAGGAGCAAAAGTGACAATGGCAGATGCCGGCTTATTCGATGAGTTAGACGTCGCATTGATGGCACATCCCTCTGCTGAATACGTGAAGAGTGGCTCCTCGCTTGCAATGGACGCCATTCAATTCGCCTTTAGGGGCCGAACAGCACATGCAGCTGCAGCACCAGAAGAAGGCATCAACGCTTTAGATGCAGTGATCCAGACGTTTAATAGTATTAATGCACTTCGTCAGCACGTTCGCTCGGATGTCCGTATTCACGGCATTATTAAAGAGGGCGGCCAAGCAGCAAACATTGTTCCTGACTATGCTGTAGCGCAATTTTACGCACGCGCTAAAAGTCGTCAAACCGTTAATCCTGTTACAGAAAAGGTCATTGACTGCGCTCGTGCAGCAGCACTATCAACTGGCGCTAAACTAGAAGTCACAAACTACGAATATTCCTATGATGATATGAAAACAAACGAGCCTCTCTCTAACATTTTTACCGACCAGCTAGTATCACTCGGTATTCGTCCTGACGAAATACTTGATCATGAAGGTGGCACAGGCTCTTTAGACATGGGGAATGTCAGTCAGCGTTGCCCGGCTATTCACCCTTACATTCGTATTTCTCACCGTCCGATCTCTGCTCACACCGTCGAATTTCGGGATGCAGCGTTAAGCTCACAAGGCTTTGAAGGTATGATGATCGGAGCGAAGGCATTAGCGCTAACAGGTTATGAGGTGCTTACGGACACCCACAAGCTTCACCAGATCAAGTCAGAGTTCGTGCCATTCGTGCGTTCGTAA
- a CDS encoding PilZ domain-containing protein, which yields MVRRRQEALRYEFGTPLDTTFFISKVNGKSYKSKTAKGVVLNISPGGLRLQTALSLPEDSCELTFDVTIQEQTIQPEGVIMWKEKAGEVFTYGIDFTTEDHKDTIMKELKEYAKTHTKKR from the coding sequence ATGGTACGACGCAGACAGGAAGCACTACGCTATGAATTTGGCACTCCACTCGACACAACCTTCTTTATCAGTAAGGTAAATGGGAAATCGTACAAATCTAAAACGGCGAAAGGCGTCGTCTTAAACATTAGTCCCGGAGGTCTTCGCCTTCAAACAGCACTCTCTTTACCCGAGGACAGTTGTGAGCTCACGTTTGATGTCACGATCCAAGAACAAACCATCCAGCCTGAAGGCGTCATTATGTGGAAAGAAAAAGCTGGTGAGGTTTTTACCTACGGCATTGATTTCACTACAGAGGACCATAAAGATACGATCATGAAAGAATTGAAGGAATATGCAAAGACACATACAAAGAAACGCTAA